The sequence below is a genomic window from Monodelphis domestica isolate mMonDom1 chromosome 2, mMonDom1.pri, whole genome shotgun sequence.
ctaaattgccctccagaatggttggatcaattcacaactccaccagcaatgaattaatgtccctactttgccacatcccctccagcattcattactttcctttgctgttatgttagccaatctgctaggtgtgagatgatacctcagagttgttttgatttgcatctctctgattatgagagatttagaacactttttcatgtgcttattaatagttttgatttctttggctgagaactgcctgttcatgtcccttgcccatttatcaattggagaatggcttgattttttatacctttgtcagaggtttttatgaagattgtttcccaatttgttgctacccttctgattttagttacattggttttgtttgtacaaaaactttttaatttgatgtagtcaaaattatttattttacattttgtgactctttctatgttttgcttggttttaaagtctttcccttcccaaaggtctgacatgtatactattctgtgttcgcctaattttcttatagtttcttttagtttccttctttatgttcaagtcattcacccattctgaatttatcttggtgtagggtgtgaggtgctgatccaaacctaatctctcccacttcaaagattttttaaagaaacttaaaaaaaacaaattaaaaaacttgaagggaaaaaatgcaagaaaatcaagaaaatcacAACAGGTCAAAGATTTTCAAAAACTTATTAGAAAAGTaactcattaaaaattagaattggacatgGGGAAGATGACAAGTGgatgttttcctttaatttttattgtggATTCTAGGCTAAGATGAAGTTGATTTCTTGCTCCCTCTCATTACTTTTCTTGGGTGTTCAGCTTATTAATTTCCAAGTTGGGGTGCTAATGACTTTTGTGGGGAATAGTGATGTCACTTAGAGTTCTACATAGTTCTCTAATATTTCTGGAAAATCTTCATTTATTGGTTAAAGTTTTTCCCTCAAAGGTACAATGGATTCCTCTTATTGGCCATATTTTGGGTGCCTTTGTAGCCAGTACAAACCCAAGATGGAACGAGACCTTGTTAAGGTGTCTGAGAACATCAGAATAATAGCAGTCAGGGTTAATGCAaatcataaatataaaacattgaTCTGGAAGCTACTTTAGATCTGTTCTACTTTTGTCAGGGCTATCTTTCACTGTTTTGTTTCTATGCCATCAGATAAGACTAAGGTGATGCACACAAGGTCGCAAATCCttaatatttcttcctttgctCATCCAAGAAGAGAATGTAGGCATTatggaagtgggggagggggcatGAGTATAGGGGGTCATCATCAATTTTTAGTGATGACATTCATCACATGAGACCATAGAAGTTTGGGGAGTAACCTTACCTGAAATGAggtgggggaagaaaggaatatTTCTCAAAGTTTAACCCTTAATACAATTCTGTAGTGATTGAAATAATCTAGaggcttttttctttgttttaaattaatttattaatagacCACTCAAGAAAATTTAAACTGGCCAGTATACAACTTGAACCCCAAAGAAGAGGGAGCAAGATGAAGGAATGGGGTCAAAGAGAGCAGGGTTGGGAAAGAACCCAGGCAGCCAGAAGAGAGTTGGACAAAAGAGATTTCCTGTGGCATAGAACAACATATACCCCTTGTGACCTCATCACTTAGTTCCTCCCTGGATATTACTGATTCAATCTACCTGCTTGGTGGCTGCTTATTCAAGACCTCCcaactcctccctcattacttcatcacaggaagagAAAGATCAAAATGCCAACACACTCTGCTCCATCCATGGTTGGGACAACATGGCCTCCTAGTGCCTGTCAACTAGAGCTTGCTGACTTTACCACCTCCAAAGTCATTTCAAGAACTTTCTTGGGTGGTGTTCAGGTTGGGTTGCTGCAGAAAACAATAAAACTGATGAGCATATAGAAGCAGAATTCATGAGGTTAGAGTGGAGTGGAGAGTTGGGGCTCTTGTGAATCAATGGACTAAACTTGAACTATGGCCAGCCTTTAATATTCTTCTCCAAAGGAGCAGGTCCTCATTAGAGCAACCTCTATCTAATTGAGTTCAGCAGTGTCATAACCAATGTGAGGCAGGTTTCTCTTCAAGGACAGGTTTCTGGGGTCTAATGAGCTCAGTGTTAATGTGAGGAGAAGTAATCATTTGATATGGTGGGAGGATCTTTCCCAGAGAAATATCAGATATATCTTCTAGTTGGTGATtgccttctttgatttcttttatagCACTTTGACTTAGCAATCATAGTAGGATAGTCAGAAGGGACCACCAGATGGCTGGAGTGCCTTCTTGGGCAAAGTAGACATGCCTTCCTAGATGTTGGTTGCATTCTTGGATGGACCTCTGGACTAACATCCATGATAcatgtaatataatttttttaaatctctatctGGAGATTGGGGAAAGAGAAGTGGTTTCAGAAGACTAacaaatttcttctttatttgctTGGAATACTGATCATCTTAGGCCATTTCTAGTTCCTTAGCACTAGCTTTCAGATATACTCTGTCCAAATGGGCATTTtaaatgttgtattttttttttaaaatatctgaaaatctCAGAGGAATGCAAGCAAACTTGTTtcattttgctattttcttttttgcatacaGCTCTATCTGTGAGTGTTTAGGGAATGCTTGAGGTCTATTAGCATTCTTCATACTAATTTTTCCCTTTAAGCAAGGTTCTTTAGTAAAACCCAATAACAAAGGAAATGAGAGGCCCCAAGAAATATACATCATATTTACCATGGTTCAAAGTGTCTACTGGACTGTGTAATAGTGGGATAGACTGAAGGGGCTGCTTGAAAGGTGCTAGGAACAGGAAACCAGCTGCTGGAGGGGACCAATTACTGTGTAgccacttcctcctccttccaCTAAGGCTAGGCAAACCTTAATGGAGTCTGGACCTGACCAGAAGGTAAAGCAACCCCTTCTAACTTCCTTCTTTGACTTTTGAAATCCTCCCTCCTATTATAAAATTCAGAGATAGTCTTCTGTATACTAAATGGCtaatttattgggaaagaaatataaaaggagaaaaggtaGGGGCAGAGGGACCAAGGAGATCCTACCCCTATTTTTCTCTAGCTATATTTGATGGTGGGATCAAACTGTCTTTCAAGGGTGAAAGGATTCAGGGTGAACTTCAGTAACAAAACAGAAACACTTTTCTTCAGCACAGCCAGGTAGAAAAAGGGTATAGGAAAAGCACGCCTCCTTTCCAGCTCTTGTCAGAGTCTCTGATGAGAGAAAATTCTTTTGACCAAcagttttctcttcctttgaattCCATGGAGTTCCCTTCCCCTGCTGGCTCATAAATGTTCCATCTGCTTCTCCTGGGTCCATCTTCAGATTTTTACTCTGCTTTTGGTCATTCTTCCTTGATTACAACTGATGGGTGAATTTAGGATCTTGCAACTTTCTTGAGCATCATTTCACACTTACCTTTCCTACTTTTGACCTTTTATAGAACGGCTAGTCTTGAGCTGCTGGCCTCTTCCAGTTCTTAAAGGGGGTGAGTTTACAATAGCATGAAAAAATCCTGGATGAAGAACATCCCTCTTCCAGGAAAAGCCATCACCTGTTCTCCAGTTTAATGTCTCAGTACTTTATACAGTCTCTAAAGAAAGTGGCTTCTCCAGGATAACGTAGCTAgtgtgtcagaggtgagacttgaacctagatctgGCTGGCTATCCTTTGTCTTGGAGTAATTCATGATTTATTAATCATCTGTCCTAAAGATAAGTGTGTGTTTGTTTTAAAGGGACAGGTCTGGGTACAAACATCCAACATTCTTCACCCCTTactcagaaattttaaaatatctgaattcCAGGTGTAATGAACCCTAGGATACTAATACTGATGCTAAGGCTCCCTgaatttctcttaattattttggAGTTCTCAGAGTATGGAGTTCAGAATTTATAACCTACAAATACAATGGCTTCCCAGGAATCAAACCAATCCTATGGGATTGACACCTTAATTTACTTCAACCAAACACAAGCATATCTTCACTTCTTGCCACTCAACATTTGCCCTCAGGACCAAAATGCCTATATACAGTTCTGGCTTTCAGGACCCTTTTACTGTACGGGTCAAAATTAATGGTTGGGCaacaattatatgaaattatgtttgagtcagaaatttatttacaattgaAGAGGaagcaataaagaagagaaatgtgaggaggATAGAGAAGTTATCCTATCAATCTAAATGTTTACTCatggtctgcttaatccaggcagagattaattagcccTCAACCAGGAAagctggtggtgagtaaccatGAGGCCTCCAAGATAAGATGGACCCTAATCTCTTAGAAAACTAGGAAAttggtcagcttttcactcacccaacaaagtagtctAGGAGTCAGTCTAAATTGAAGCCAAGCTCCAACAAAGTTCTCTCTTGAAGACTCTTCCCCAGTCAGAAGATAATCTCCCCCAACATGAAGGGTTTCTTGCCTTTTATGGTGACtccttgtctcctcccctcttcacaggggacaatcatagcttccaaagtatctagcactgcccagagggcagtgtttgtgggaactagTTGGCACCTTCTGGAGGTGTGAATATTAATCAAAAGGGTTTAGTTTCATGATTGAACAGTTTCTGAAGGTGTGAACTCTTgtaagtttctgactgagttaaaaaaaaaaagggtggaaCTCTTCTAAGTATCTTGttggcttctcacctagtactaagtagggtgtgaattccCTAAGtggtttttgagctcctccacctagttcaagcttgtgtttcAATTTAacaggtagacaaaggagagttaatcctgtcttcacaatctagtggggtactaagtaggggtacatAATGTTAACCAatgtgttaactccaactaggtaaagagaacaaaggattcccttttaaCAAGTGTAAACTGGggacaaaaagaacaaagaattccctttcacattacAAACATGAAATGTAGACATTTCTCCTAATAGTAGAATATCCTTTTCCTCCTCAAAGAAGTAAATTGAGGGCTCCCTATCTTCTGACTGGAATGTCTAAGGCATCTTTTCTGCATGAGATAGTAATGAGGTGTAGAATACTCACATGCAGACAGGCCAATTGTCAGGGATCCCCAAAGGAAAATCATAAGAGACAATGATGATTTAGGGAAAGTTCCCCTTCAGAGAAAGTGTAGTATAGGAGACAGAGAATACAACAGGAACTCCCCATAGGAGGAAATGGAAGCTTTTATTAGAGGATAACTAAGATGGactaaatatataatgtattttggAGGTCTCAGGGGAATTGGTCCTTAGAATATTGGGAGAAGTTTCATGTGACCACTAACCTGAGTTTGGAAGaacattgaggaaaaaaataaggcaaagagGAAGAACACATGGGGTGTGGGGGgtcaggaggggaggaagaggaggtagATAATTGTgccaaagatttatttttaatcattagtTTTGTCCTCAATTTGTGACCAGCAATGTTGTATATGAAGGGCAATTTGGCTGGAAAGAACTTGCTCCCTAAGAGTCAGGTCCTTCATTTTCTAGTCCTCAAGATAACCTTCCATTTGGTCACTGCCATTTCTGTGCAGTTGTCTATTACAAGAGAAACCAGAAATAATTCTAAGCCATCAGTGTTGCAAGTGATCAAGCCTAGTGGCAAACAAAGCTTACAGTTCAACAGCCAATCCAAGACTCTTCTGAATGGACAATTGCACCCaaaacatcttttctttttagtGTTAAAATGCAGAACTTCAGCTAATATTTCTTAAAATCAAAATGTACATAGTTCAATGAATCAGTGGACTAAAGTCAGAACCAGGACCCAGAAATAGTCTTTCTAGAGGTACTGAatgtaaagaaaatgaagatcatcattgtgaactttgatttgtcatctttattgatttttcataaaaataacagTATTAAAGTCCTTACATAAATATACTCACAGTATTGAATTGGAATTTGTGCTAGTAAGAAATCTGGTAACCCAGTTACTATGTGTTAATATAagatataaatacattttatttggttttgtaactCACTTCCCCACATTTTCCCTCATTGAAAATGGGATTATTAATCAAGAATCGTCCCCTTTCCACCCCAGCTTCCAATCCTTTCTTTCGTCCTAATCAGCATGGAATTCTTTCTATGAGAACAGACTAAAGAGTTTTCAGCATTTGGGCTTCAAAGTCTTTCTCCAGGAGCAAATGTGCATATCTTTGCTGAAgtaccttttctctttcttgctgtCTCTGGACATCTTCTTTTAGACACTCCAGCCTCCTTAGAATAGCAGAATCCTCTTGTTTCTTTAGCAGCTCCAAAGTACGAAGCTCCAAGTAGGCATGCTCTATCTGGTCCCATAAAGCATTCAAGTCTTTCCTTAGTCCCATCCCCCGAGACTGGTAGCCCCCAAGCaaaattttcatcttcttttccatttttgcagCTCTCTTAGCTTCCGTGGTCATGAGACCCCTGTTTATTTCAAGCCTCTTTTCAAGTGATTCAATCCTGTCCTTCTTGCTAGCCAAGTTGGCTCGTGTGTATCGGTGCTGCCTGGGTAGATATAAAATTTGACTGTAACATTCTTCCCACACTTGGTTATAAACTTCATTTGACAGCTCACCATGGCACATTCCTTGCTTTATGACTTCCATCTCTTGTGTCAAAAGGTCTTGAGCCTTGTCCAGTTCATCTTTGGAGAAATTTTCATAGGGGTTGAGTTCTAGGTAAGTTATGTGCTGGGTACTATTACTTCCAAATCCTCGAGGtttcccctttttatttccaGCATGTTCTCCATAAGGATGATGGAGAAGATCATAATGAAGCATTATGATCTTCTCCTTTTTAATGAGTTCTTCACTTTTCTCTAGGTCTGCTAGTGGTGGTCCTCCATGTAAGGGTCTTAGGATTGCTTCATTTACTTTTGAAGGTCTTGGCAGACCCTTCTGAACAGCTGTGTGcatctgttttatttcttttgcatgTTCTGCATCTTGGATAGCCTGCCTTCGAGCATCTGCATCAGCAGCATCTTCTGCAAAGGTTTCCTCAATCTCAAGGTCTTCTAGTTCCTTAACGTTTTCTGGTAAAACAATCTCAAAGTCATTCTTGGGAGTTGGAAGGCCCAAGAACCCTAAACGGAGACGCTCCTGAGATTCTCTCTCCATCTGCTTCCCATAAGAGGGATCATTGTAATCTGCCAAGCTCTCTTCAGGATTTATGTTTAGTTTGTCCCGTAGAGATGTTCTCTGTGGAGTAGGGCCAACAAGGGGCTTAGGAGCCATCCCCACTTGAAGAGTGGACCCTTCAGCTCCACGAGGAGTCCTGAATGGGGTGAACAAGACTGTGTTTGGTGTCTGGATGATCTGTTGTTGTGGAGTCACACCAGAGAAGTCACTCTCATGCAATGGTGTATTAAGACCCCCTTTCAATGGGGTGTCAACGTTGGTAAGAGCCAGTAAGTTCTGTGCTTCTTTCAAGATTCCATCTTGGGCTTCTGGAACTTTGGGTGTCCTCAGGGCGATGCTTGCATTGGTGACATGGTACTCAGACAAAAGGGTGCTGGAAACAGAATTCACTATGCCCGATTCCTCTGCTGTATGGCGGGCAATTTCACTTGCCTGGACAACTTTCACCACTCTCTGAAGTTCTGCCTCTGAAATCTGAGGTGCAGGAAGGACTAACTTGCTTCTCTTTTTGGTAAATCCGGATATCCCTGGGGGTTGAAGAATAGCTGATGGTAAATCTGCCTCCTTTTTACTTTTCCAGTACTGTTGGTCTTTCTTCCTAGCTCTGCTTTCCTTTTTGGATCTTAACTCCCCATCCAGATCTTCTTGTCTTAGCTGGCTAAAGTCAGCATCCAGTGTGGGATAACTTTCTTCCAAAGTGTTGTAAAAACCCGGCGCGGGCTTTTTTTCCAATGGAATTTCTGCATTATAGTCTATTCCTcgcttccttttcctcttctgaagGTCTATGCCAGCTGCTCGAAGTTCTCTCCTCTTCTGGAGGGCAGCAAGACGCCTGGCttcttccagctgtttctctctTGCTTTCCTCTTGGCCTTCTTTCCCTGTGTGTTTGCCAGCCGGGCTCTTGCTTCGGAGAGCATTTCAAGTTCATCCTCGTCCATGTCAATGGGATCAGGCTTGGCTGGTTTGCTTTCTGGATTTGGATCGATCTCTCCAGGTTTCAGTTTCCGTGGATCATCCTCTGTCTCTTCTTCACCGTCTCTTTGGGCAGCTTTATCCAGGAGAAGTTCATAGTGTTGCAAGCACTGAGCAGCTGTCCGGCCAATGATGGGGGCCAGGGTTCTCCACTGGGTTGGCATCAATTTGGCCAGGTGCAAaagcttctcttcttcctccctggtccattcagtttttttaatgCTTGGATCCAGCCATTCGTACCATCTGGCCTTGCACTGCTTTGCTGATTTCCTGTGCAAGAGAGAAGCAATCCGAGACCATTGGTTCTTCCCATATTTCATGACCGCCGCTTTGAGAACTTCATCCTCCGTGTTCCTCCACAGCCCTCCTTTGATCATGATCCGAGGCATCCCTGCAGAGGGTGAGGGAGTGATTTGTCACTCAGCTGAGGCCAACTGGGGAACACCAAGGGACTTAGGGTCCTGCCCCAAGTGCCAAAGCCAAACCCCAAGCcagtccttcttcccagaggaccTTTGGCTTCAGAGTGCTCTGCACAGGTGGTGAATGAGAGGAGACTCACCAAGGAGAGACAGCTAGGTCTGGGGCTCACCGTCTTATAAACAGCTAGCAGtgggaggggatgggggaggagcTTGCCCAGGACAAAGGATCCAAGGAAAGTGTGAACTCTATCACTGGAGGGAGTCAACAGTTGTATGGAAGGTCGAGTTCACACCTTGGAGTGGAGAGTGGAGAGCTAGACCCAGGACATCATgctgagaagaaaagaaggaaactgcTCAGGGGCAGTGGCAGAgcctggggggaagggagaggggcctgtgtgtgtgtggtggggctGGGCACCTCTGCCTCCTCACACTCCTCCAGGCTTCTGCTTAGGGTCAGAGGAAGAAGGCAGTTC
It includes:
- the LOC100032336 gene encoding cell division cycle 5-like protein is translated as MPRIMIKGGLWRNTEDEVLKAAVMKYGKNQWSRIASLLHRKSAKQCKARWYEWLDPSIKKTEWTREEEEKLLHLAKLMPTQWRTLAPIIGRTAAQCLQHYELLLDKAAQRDGEEETEDDPRKLKPGEIDPNPESKPAKPDPIDMDEDELEMLSEARARLANTQGKKAKRKAREKQLEEARRLAALQKRRELRAAGIDLQKRKRKRGIDYNAEIPLEKKPAPGFYNTLEESYPTLDADFSQLRQEDLDGELRSKKESRARKKDQQYWKSKKEADLPSAILQPPGISGFTKKRSKLVLPAPQISEAELQRVVKVVQASEIARHTAEESGIVNSVSSTLLSEYHVTNASIALRTPKVPEAQDGILKEAQNLLALTNVDTPLKGGLNTPLHESDFSGVTPQQQIIQTPNTVLFTPFRTPRGAEGSTLQVGMAPKPLVGPTPQRTSLRDKLNINPEESLADYNDPSYGKQMERESQERLRLGFLGLPTPKNDFEIVLPENVKELEDLEIEETFAEDAADADARRQAIQDAEHAKEIKQMHTAVQKGLPRPSKVNEAILRPLHGGPPLADLEKSEELIKKEKIIMLHYDLLHHPYGEHAGNKKGKPRGFGSNSTQHITYLELNPYENFSKDELDKAQDLLTQEMEVIKQGMCHGELSNEVYNQVWEECYSQILYLPRQHRYTRANLASKKDRIESLEKRLEINRGLMTTEAKRAAKMEKKMKILLGGYQSRGMGLRKDLNALWDQIEHAYLELRTLELLKKQEDSAILRRLECLKEDVQRQQEREKVLQQRYAHLLLEKDFEAQMLKTL